The nucleotide sequence GAAGAGAAGGTAGACCGCACTGTGTACAACGCCGAAAGAGACGAAACCACCCGCGGCGGCGACGCTACCGACGTACTCCGGCGCGTACCCGCGCTGAGCGTAGACCTTGATGGCAACGTAACCTTGCGGGGTAGCTCCAACATCCGGGTGCTCATCAACAACCGGCCTTCTACCATTGCGGCTAGTAGCATTGCCGATGCCCTCCGCCAGATTCCGGCCGAGCAGATCAAGAGCGTGGAAGTGATTACCTCACCCTCCGCCAAGTACGATGCCGAAGGCTCCGGTGGTATCATCAACATCGTGACCAAGCAGAACAATTTGCAAGGCTTCTCGGTGGATGGGCGCGGTAGTGTGGGTTTGCGGAGTGCCGACTTAGGACTGAACGGCAGCTACCGCGTCGGGAAGATGGGCTTCTCGATGGGTGGCAACGGCCGGGCGCAGTACAACACGCCGGGACGCTTCTCCAACATTCAGAACACCTTCGATACGGATGGGGACCGCACCTTTCTGGGGCAAACCACCCAGTCGGCCAAGACCACCAATAACCGCCTGAACGGGCGCTATTCGCTGGGCTGGGATTACGACATCAACAAGTTCAACTTTCTCTCGGCCTCGGTGCAGTTTGGGGTGGGCAACTCCAGAGTCCAGCAAAACGGTTTGCTAAGCGAGTCGTACCGCCTTGACCCTACCACTGGCGACTATCCGCTGACCAGCCGCACGCTCCGTGATGCGTTGACCAAGGATAACTCCAACAACGTGGACGTAAACCTGAACTACACGCACACCTTCGAGACGCCCCAGCGGGAGTTGAGCGTTTTGGGTCTTTACAGCCGTAACAATCGTACCAACAACTTCACCAATAACATCCTCGAAAGCCTCGACCCGAGAGCCGCCAGTCAGATTCTAAACGAGAACGACAGCTACAACGAGGAAGTCACCGCGCAACTCGATTACCAGACGCCCGTTGGCAAAAACCAGTTGCTGGAAATGGGGGCCAAGGACATCATGCGTACTGTGAACAGCCAATACAGCACCTTCACGGATGGCGTGGAAACTGTAGGTGGCAACCTGTCCAACACCTTCACCTACGACCAGAACATTGCCGCCGCCTACGCTTCCTATACCCTAGGCTTTCTTAAGAACTATACGCTCAAGGCCGGGGCACGCTATGAGTACACCACCATCGAAGCCAAGTTCCAGGACTCTGACAATGAGGTTTCTATCCCATCCTATGGGGTGCTGGTGCCGAGCGTGAACCTGTCGCGCAAGTTAGCTAGCGGCAACACCCTGAAAGCTGCTTACAACTACCGAATTCAGCGGCCTTCGCTGCAATTCCTGAACCCTAACCGGCAGGCTTCCAACCCGCTTAACGTCACGATTGGCAACCCCAACCTGGAGCCTGAGTACACCAACAACTACGAACTGGGCTACAATACCTTCATCCAGAAAACCTCGCTTAACTTCTCGGTTTTCGCCCGCAACACCACTGGCTCCATCCAGCCAATACGCACCCCTCGCCTCGATACGATTATCACCACGTACGACAACATAGGGCAGGAAAATGCCTACGGTGGGAGCGTATTTGCCAACGTCAACCTGAACAACAAGTTCACGCTCGGTGGCGGCTTGGATGCCTATTATGCCATGCTCGACAACAAACTAGCCGACCCCATTTTCCGGGCCAAGAATGAAGGCTGGGTGATGAGCGGCCGGGCACAAGCAGGCTACGCGCTCAGCAAAGGCTGGGGCCTGCAATTCTTCACCTTCTACCGGGGCCGTCAGGTGCAACTGCAGGGCTACCAGGGCGGATTCGGTATCTACAGCCTTAGCTTGAGAAAGGAGTTCAACGAGAAGAAAGGTAGCATCGGTTTCGGCGCCGATAACTTCTTCACACCTACCAACAAGATTCGCTCGGAAATCAACTCATACACACTGGCGCAGCAGAGTGAAAACGTGCTCTACCGTACCGGCTTCCGCGTAAACATGAGCTACCGCATTGGTAAGCTGACCACTACGCCATCGAGGCGCAAACGCTCCGTCACCAACGACGACCAGAAAGAAGATGGCGACGGTGGTAATGGCGCCGGTGGCACACCGCAAAGCGGCGGTAGCGGCGGCCGGCCATAAAGCGAAACGGCGAAACAATAAACGGGTGAGTTTATGGCTCTGACAGTGCACTTGGCACAGTCGGGACGTAAACTCACCCGTTTGCTTTATAGCTGAGTGAGGCTTATTTTTTATTGTAATAAGCCTAAATTGACTTCTTCTTCTGAACCCTTCTTTTCAACTTATGAAAGCAATTCAACTCTGGTTAGCTGGCTTGTGTGCAGTAGTTTGTGGCCCAGTGATGGCGCAAACTTCGGCAAGCACGGCTATGGCAAAACCGCCGGTGGCCACTAGCAAACCCAAGCAGCTGGTATCACCTTTTGGCACCCGCACCGACAACTATTATTGGCTGAATGAGCGCGAGAACCCGGAGGTGCTGAGCTACCTGAACGCCGAAAACGCGTATTTCGAGCAGCAGATGGCGCCGGTAAAAGGTTTGCAAGAAAAACTGTTCACCGAAATCAAGGGCCGCATCAAAGAGCAGGACGAGTCGGTGCCGTACCGCGACAATGGCTACTACTATTACACGCGCTACGAGAAAGGCGGCGAGTATCCTATTTATTGTCGCAAAAAGGGTAGCCTGAGTGCTCCGGAAGAAGTGCTGCTGGACGGCAACAGCATGGGCAAAGGCCGGTCGTACTTCCAGATCGGCGGCTACGAGGTAAGCGACGACAACCAGGTGCTGGCCTACTCAGCCGATACGGTGAGCCGCCGCCTCTACACGCTCCGTTTTCGCAACCTGAAAACCGGCAAGCTCTTCCCCGAAAAAATTGCCAATACCAGCGGCAACGCTGTGTGGTCCACCGACAACAAAACGGTGTTCTATACCAAGAAGGACGTAACCACGCTGCTGCCGTACCAAGTGTATCGCCACCAGCTCGGCACCGACCCCAAACAAGATGCCTTGGTATATGAGGAGAAGGATAACACCTTCGGCACCTACATCAACCGCTCGAAGTCCAAGAAATACGTCTTCGTGCACATGGGAAGTACGATGTCGTCGGAAATCCGCTTTTTGGAGGCTGCGAAGCCCACCGCCGCTTTGCAGGTATTCCTGCCCCGTGAAGCCGACCACCTGTACGACATCGAGCATTTCGGTAACGACTTCTATGTGCGCTCCAATGCTGGCGCGCCCAACTATCGGTTGCTGAAAACGCCTGTAACCAACACCGCCAAAACGGCGTGGCAGGAAGTAATTGCGCACCGCCCGAATGTGTTCCTCGAAAACATGGAGCTGTTCAAAGACTATCTGGTGCTTGGCGAAAGAAAAGAAGGCCTGTTGCAGCTCCGCGTGATACAGTGGAAAGACAAGCAGGAACACTACCTCAATTTCGGTGAACCTACGTACACCGCCGGCGTGAGCGTCAACCCCGAATTTGATACGCCGGTGCTGCGCTACAGCTATACCTCACTTACCACGCCAGCTTCCACCTACGACTATAACATGACCACGCGCAGCAAAAAGCTGCTCAAAGAGCAGGCCGTGCTGGGTGGGTTCAAGAAGGAAGACTACGTAACCGAGCGTGCCTACGCCACTGCGACCGACGGGACAAAAATCCCGCTTTCCATCGTCTACAAGAAAGGCTTCCAGAAGGATGGTACCGCGCCTGTGCTGCAATACGCCTACGGTTCCTACGGTAATTCCACCAATGCCACGTTCAGCGCGGCCCGGTTGAGCTTGCTGGATCGGGGCTTTGCCTACGTTATCTGCCACATCCGGGGCGGGCAGGAACTAGGCCGGCAGTGGTACGAAAACGGCAAGAAGCTAAACAAGAAAAATACCTTCACCGATTTCACCGACTGTTCCAAGTACCTGATAGACCAAAAGTTTACATCAGCTGAGAAGCTATTCGCCCAAGGCGGTTCAGCGGGCGGCTTGCTGATGGGCGCAGTCGTGAACATGCACCCCGAGTACTACAAAGGCGTGGTGGCGGCCGTGCCCTTCGTGGACGTGGTGACCACCATGCTCGATGCCAGCATCCCCCTCACCACTGGCGAGTACGACGAGTGGGGCAACCCCAATCAGAAAGAGTACTACGACTATATGCTTTCGTATTCGCCTTATGACCAGGTCAAAGCCCAGGCCTACCCCAACCTGCTCGTCACCACGGGCCTGCACGACTCGCAGGTGCAGTACTTCGAGCCCGCCAAATGGGTAGCCAAACTGCGCACTATGAAGACCGACAAGAATTTGCTGCTCCTCCACACCGACATGGCCGCTGGACACGGTGGGGCCTCCGGCCGCTTCAAATCCATTAACGATGTGGCCCGGCAGTATGCCTTCATGCTGATGCTGTTGGGCGTTAAAGCGTAGAGCACAGGGTCACATGAGTGCAAAAAGCCCCGCTATGATTTTCATAGCGGGGCTTTGTATTTTGCTGAATAGGGAAAAGAACCAAATTCAACACTTAATCACGCACCTTCAAACTATCTGGCACGGGGCCGCGGGTGGCAGCCACCAATT is from Hymenobacter tibetensis and encodes:
- a CDS encoding TonB-dependent receptor domain-containing protein, whose translation is MKKISFLLVFLGSGYLALAQEPAGTGRPAGGPPAGGQRSALGGAPQPQQGSGRITGTVTDAGTKQPVPYATVVVLDPSTGKPVDGAAADETGKFTVSKVAAGTYTVQITFLGYKSIDKPGIVITDAGNTVALGTIALASTAQALKEVVVEGQRALVEEKVDRTVYNAERDETTRGGDATDVLRRVPALSVDLDGNVTLRGSSNIRVLINNRPSTIAASSIADALRQIPAEQIKSVEVITSPSAKYDAEGSGGIINIVTKQNNLQGFSVDGRGSVGLRSADLGLNGSYRVGKMGFSMGGNGRAQYNTPGRFSNIQNTFDTDGDRTFLGQTTQSAKTTNNRLNGRYSLGWDYDINKFNFLSASVQFGVGNSRVQQNGLLSESYRLDPTTGDYPLTSRTLRDALTKDNSNNVDVNLNYTHTFETPQRELSVLGLYSRNNRTNNFTNNILESLDPRAASQILNENDSYNEEVTAQLDYQTPVGKNQLLEMGAKDIMRTVNSQYSTFTDGVETVGGNLSNTFTYDQNIAAAYASYTLGFLKNYTLKAGARYEYTTIEAKFQDSDNEVSIPSYGVLVPSVNLSRKLASGNTLKAAYNYRIQRPSLQFLNPNRQASNPLNVTIGNPNLEPEYTNNYELGYNTFIQKTSLNFSVFARNTTGSIQPIRTPRLDTIITTYDNIGQENAYGGSVFANVNLNNKFTLGGGLDAYYAMLDNKLADPIFRAKNEGWVMSGRAQAGYALSKGWGLQFFTFYRGRQVQLQGYQGGFGIYSLSLRKEFNEKKGSIGFGADNFFTPTNKIRSEINSYTLAQQSENVLYRTGFRVNMSYRIGKLTTTPSRRKRSVTNDDQKEDGDGGNGAGGTPQSGGSGGRP
- a CDS encoding S9 family peptidase — encoded protein: MAKPPVATSKPKQLVSPFGTRTDNYYWLNERENPEVLSYLNAENAYFEQQMAPVKGLQEKLFTEIKGRIKEQDESVPYRDNGYYYYTRYEKGGEYPIYCRKKGSLSAPEEVLLDGNSMGKGRSYFQIGGYEVSDDNQVLAYSADTVSRRLYTLRFRNLKTGKLFPEKIANTSGNAVWSTDNKTVFYTKKDVTTLLPYQVYRHQLGTDPKQDALVYEEKDNTFGTYINRSKSKKYVFVHMGSTMSSEIRFLEAAKPTAALQVFLPREADHLYDIEHFGNDFYVRSNAGAPNYRLLKTPVTNTAKTAWQEVIAHRPNVFLENMELFKDYLVLGERKEGLLQLRVIQWKDKQEHYLNFGEPTYTAGVSVNPEFDTPVLRYSYTSLTTPASTYDYNMTTRSKKLLKEQAVLGGFKKEDYVTERAYATATDGTKIPLSIVYKKGFQKDGTAPVLQYAYGSYGNSTNATFSAARLSLLDRGFAYVICHIRGGQELGRQWYENGKKLNKKNTFTDFTDCSKYLIDQKFTSAEKLFAQGGSAGGLLMGAVVNMHPEYYKGVVAAVPFVDVVTTMLDASIPLTTGEYDEWGNPNQKEYYDYMLSYSPYDQVKAQAYPNLLVTTGLHDSQVQYFEPAKWVAKLRTMKTDKNLLLLHTDMAAGHGGASGRFKSINDVARQYAFMLMLLGVKA